From the genome of uncultured Bacteroides sp.:
GATGTTGCTCTGGAAGTGTTTGTTCACGGCGCTTTGTGCGTGAGCTATAGCGGACAGTGCTACGTTAGTCAGGCTCTTTATGGCAGAAGTGCGAATAGAGGAGAGTGTGCACAGGTCTGCCGCCTTCCGTTTAACCTGGTTGATGCCAAGGGTGAGGTGATTGTTCGCAACAAACACCTGCTTTCACTCAAAGACCTTAACCAGTCCGATCATCTTGAAGAGCTGCTGGATGCAGGTGTTACTTCACTGAAAATTGAAGGACGACTGAAAGATGTATCTTATGTAAAGAATGTAACGGCCTATTATCGCAAGAAACTTGATGAGATAATTGATCGCCGACCAGAATATATCCGGGCTTCTTCCGGACATTGCAAGTATGAATTTACTCCTCAGCTGGACAAGAGTTTCAGCCGTGGTGCTACCAATTATTTTCTATTCAACCGCTCCAAAGATATGTCCTCTATGGACACTCCGAAATCCTTGGGTGAGGAGATGGGAACAGTGAAAGAATTGCGTGGAAACTACCTCACAGTGGCAGGAGTCAAGTCGTTTAACAATGGCGACGGGGTATGTTATATTAACGAACAGGGAGATCTCAGCGGTTTCCGCATTAACAAGGTAGAGACTAATAGACTCTTTCCTCACGAGATGCCGGATGTGAAACCCCGCACGGTGCTTTACCGCAATTTCGACCAGGAGTTCGAGAAACTATTGGCCCGTAAATCCTCAGAACGGAAGATTGATCTGGAAATTAACCTCACAGAAAATAACTTTGGTTTCACTCTTTCTCTGAAAGATAAAGATGGAAACGCGGTGAGTGTAACACTTCCCCGCGAGAAAGAGCTTGCCCGCACTCCGCAGGCGGATAACCTTCGCAATCAGCTGGGTAAGTTGGGCAATACACCGTTTGAAGCGGTGCGGATTGACGTTGACTTTCAGGAAAACTGGTTTATTCCAGCTTCAGCCCTGGCAGAATTAAGGCGGGAAGCTGTTGATAAGTTGCTTCAAACAAGGAAGATTAATTTCCGCCGTTCATCAAAGAAGATACAACCCACGCATCATCAGTTTACGAAAACCGAATTGACCTATCTGGGCAACGTGATGAATGCTGAGGCTGAGTCGTTCTATCGGGATCATGGGGTAAAGGAAATTCAGCCTGCCTTTGAAAAAGTTCCGGTGGAAGGCGCCACGGTGATGTTCTGCAAGTATTGCATTCGATATAATATGGGTTATTGTCCTGTTCATCAGGGAGGAAAATCACCTTATACCGAGCCTTATTATCTTACGTACAAGGATAAAAAGTTCCGTTTATCGTTTGATTGTAAGAATTGTGAGATGAAAGTGATTAATGAATAATTAGAATCATGAAAAAGAAAGAGCAAGATTTTCTACATAAAAAGGCGATTATATCGCTGTTGAATGCTTTTCGAAGAGCAGAATTGCTTTTTGGCATGCGTAGTCTCTTATTCTTTTTTACGCTTTTTCTCTCTGTTACGTTTTATTCCTGTAAATATACCGAACCTAAAATAGATAAAGAGGAGATTTCTGATAAATCGAAAGATTCTCTTTATCAGTTATACCATTATCACTATACACTGAATAAAAACCTCGAAGCCTGGTCGGACACGGTTAAGCTTGCACAACTTCCCTTTAAGGATAAGTTTGTAACAATAACCAAAGGAGATAGGGTAGTAGTGGCCGAGTTTATGGTACAGCCATCGGATACGGTAGATTCTGTCTGGGTAAAAGTAGCCCGTGATCAGAAAACCCAGGGATGGGTTCACGAATCAACGATTGTTGATAAATTTGTTCCCGTTAATCCCGGTTCTCAGGCTATTTTTGTGTTTAGTCATACCCATGCCTCTTATTCTCTGATTATTGTAACAATTGTATTGGCTATTTATCTTTTCAGAGTTTATCGGAAAAAGAAGCTCATGCTGGTTTATTTTAACGATATCAACAGTGTATATCCGCTAATGCTTTGTTTTCTCCTGGCTTTCTCTGCTACCATTTATGAGAGTATGCAGATGTTTGCACCGGAAACCTGGCAGCATTTTTA
Proteins encoded in this window:
- a CDS encoding U32 family peptidase, with protein sequence MMKPRKIELLAPAKNLECGIEAVNHGADAVYIGAPKFSARAAAGNTLEDIAALVEHAHLYNAKVHVALNTILRDDELKETEELIGELYKVGVDALIVQDMAITRMNLPPIALHASTQNDNRSPEKVQFMEATGFEQVVLPRELSLAEIKKIHEATDVALEVFVHGALCVSYSGQCYVSQALYGRSANRGECAQVCRLPFNLVDAKGEVIVRNKHLLSLKDLNQSDHLEELLDAGVTSLKIEGRLKDVSYVKNVTAYYRKKLDEIIDRRPEYIRASSGHCKYEFTPQLDKSFSRGATNYFLFNRSKDMSSMDTPKSLGEEMGTVKELRGNYLTVAGVKSFNNGDGVCYINEQGDLSGFRINKVETNRLFPHEMPDVKPRTVLYRNFDQEFEKLLARKSSERKIDLEINLTENNFGFTLSLKDKDGNAVSVTLPREKELARTPQADNLRNQLGKLGNTPFEAVRIDVDFQENWFIPASALAELRREAVDKLLQTRKINFRRSSKKIQPTHHQFTKTELTYLGNVMNAEAESFYRDHGVKEIQPAFEKVPVEGATVMFCKYCIRYNMGYCPVHQGGKSPYTEPYYLTYKDKKFRLSFDCKNCEMKVINE